Proteins from a genomic interval of Caulobacter sp. SL161:
- the lpxD gene encoding UDP-3-O-(3-hydroxymyristoyl)glucosamine N-acyltransferase, translating to MPDPRFFDSLGPALLSELAQAGAATLADAALGGRVITHAAPLDASDAQAITFFSDAKRKDAAASTRAGACFVRPEHQGFLPATCVALVTGRPQAAWAAAASRLHAPRRHEAGAPSLHPDAALEDGVALAPNVTIGQGASIGRGTRIGPGVVIGPGVVIGRDCRIGANAVIGFAMLGDNVAISAGAVIGEAGFGAALGPRGMVDLPQLGRVVIQDNVTLGANSCVDRGAFGDTTIGENTKIDNLVHVAHNVRIGRNCVLAAYTGVSGSTVVGDGVAFGGKAGVADHLNIGSGASIGAAASVFKDVPDGETWTGFPARPLKRWLRETAWLSRMAGGRGTRG from the coding sequence ATGCCGGACCCGCGTTTCTTCGATAGCCTGGGTCCGGCCTTGCTTTCCGAATTGGCTCAGGCCGGCGCCGCCACTCTGGCGGACGCCGCGCTGGGCGGGCGAGTTATTACGCACGCCGCGCCGCTCGATGCTTCGGACGCCCAGGCGATCACCTTCTTTTCAGACGCCAAGCGCAAGGACGCCGCCGCCAGCACGCGCGCCGGCGCTTGCTTTGTGCGCCCGGAGCACCAAGGTTTTCTGCCGGCGACTTGCGTTGCCCTGGTCACCGGGCGTCCACAGGCCGCCTGGGCCGCTGCTGCTAGTCGCCTGCACGCGCCGCGTCGCCATGAGGCCGGCGCCCCGTCCTTGCATCCAGACGCGGCGCTTGAAGACGGTGTTGCGTTGGCCCCGAATGTCACGATCGGCCAAGGGGCCAGTATCGGCCGAGGAACCCGAATTGGCCCCGGCGTCGTTATAGGGCCAGGGGTCGTGATCGGCCGCGACTGCCGCATCGGCGCCAACGCGGTGATCGGTTTTGCGATGCTGGGCGACAATGTCGCCATCTCCGCGGGGGCGGTGATTGGCGAGGCGGGCTTTGGCGCCGCGCTGGGACCGCGGGGCATGGTTGACCTACCGCAACTGGGGCGCGTCGTGATTCAGGATAACGTGACCTTGGGCGCCAACAGTTGCGTCGATCGCGGCGCGTTTGGCGATACGACCATCGGCGAGAACACCAAGATCGACAATCTGGTCCATGTCGCGCACAACGTCCGTATCGGGCGCAATTGTGTGCTGGCGGCATATACCGGCGTCTCGGGCAGCACCGTCGTCGGCGATGGTGTCGCGTTCGGCGGCAAGGCCGGCGTGGCCGATCATTTGAACATCGGCTCGGGCGCGAGCATCGGGGCGGCCGCCTCGGTGTTCAAGGACGTGCCGGACGGTGAAACTTGGACGGGATTCCCCGCGCGGCCGCTGAAGCGGTGGCTCAGGGAGACCGCATGGCTGTCGCGTATGGCGGGCGGTCGAGGGACGAGGGGCTGA